The following coding sequences lie in one Rutidosis leptorrhynchoides isolate AG116_Rl617_1_P2 chromosome 4, CSIRO_AGI_Rlap_v1, whole genome shotgun sequence genomic window:
- the LOC139844312 gene encoding biogenesis of lysosome-related organelles complex 1 subunit 1: MSSPMRTPARARSFQENSRLDVQSGSLESSLLQLINDHQMAGVRLREQTEKSKKEAIKSASRVSDLLVETVNGGVEECFVNEKRIEVEIRALKATVMRFAKQTDQWLATTHAINNAIKEIGDFENWMKTMELDCKSITAAISNIHKS; encoded by the exons ATGAGTTCACCGATGCGAACGCCAGCACGTGCTCGTTCATTTCAAGAGAATAGTCGACTGGATGTTCAATCGGGAAGTTTAGAATCTTCATTACTCCAGCTTATTAATGATCATCAAATGGCCGGTGTCCGACTTCGAGAACAGACAG AGAAATCGAAGAAAGAGGCAATAAAGAGTGCTTCTCGTGTATCGGATTTGTTAGTGGAAACTGTTAATGGAGGAGTTGAAGAGTGTTTCGTTAATGAGAAACGAATAGAAGTTGAAATTCGAGCATTGAAAGCTACGGTTATGCGATTTGCAAAGCAGACTGATCAGTGGCTTGCTACAACTCATGCTATTAATAATGCCATCAAG GAAATAGGAGACTTTGAGAATTGGATGAAGACAATGGAATTAGATTGTAAAAGCATTACTGCAGCCATCTCCAACATTCATAAGTCATGA